Genomic window (Clostridiisalibacter paucivorans DSM 22131):
GAAGAAATTAGATACAAATGATAACGGTACAAAGGTGGAAGCGGAATCAAAACCATCTCAAAAATATTGTGGTTTGACTGAATTTGTGGGAACGGCTATAGGAGATACTATAGGTCTAGTAATAGCAAATGTGGACTATAATTTACATGAATTTATGAAATTAGACAAGAAATTCAGGTCTATAGGTATAGTAGGTGGTCGTACTGGAGCAGGACCACAAATAATGGCAGCAGATGAGGCTGTAAAAGCTACAAATACAGAGATAATTACTATAGAGCTACCTAGAGATACAAAGGGTGGAGCAGGACATGGTTCATTAATTATATTTGGTGCTGAAGATGTATCTGATGCCAGAAGGGCAGTAGAGGTGACATTAAAGGAATTAGATAGAACATTTGGAGATGTCTATGGAAATGAAGCTGGACATCTAGAATTCCAATATACAGCTAGGGCAAGTTACGCTTGTGAAAAGGCATTTGGAGCACCTGTTGGAAAGTCTTTTGG
Coding sequences:
- the pduB gene encoding propanediol utilization microcompartment protein PduB encodes the protein MQEELMGKIMEEVMKKLDTNDNGTKVEAESKPSQKYCGLTEFVGTAIGDTIGLVIANVDYNLHEFMKLDKKFRSIGIVGGRTGAGPQIMAADEAVKATNTEIITIELPRDTKGGAGHGSLIIFGAEDVSDARRAVEVTLKELDRTFGDVYGNEAGHLEFQYTARASYACEKAFGAPVGKSFGLIVGAPAAIGVLIADVAVKAANVDIIAYSSPAEGTSFSNEVILAVSGDSGAVRQSVIAAREVGLKLLATLGEEPKTDTTPYI